CGCACAGCCTTGAGAAGCGAGTCGGCGGGGAACCGTCGCTCGCCTACCGCTTGAGGGGGGGTTGGACTTCCCAAATAACTTCAGGAAATGCCCCCAGATTTCATCGAGTCAGACTCGCTGCTGTTCGTCGTCGAAACAAGCCCGCGCCGCAGCTTGGGCTTCTTGAAATTCCCCGCCAGCACTTCCCCCGTTACTCTCCGAGTCGCCTCTAGCTTCTTGATCGACGGATTCGTCACGCCCGTTTTCCAGTTGTGGACGGTGCGGGTCGTGACCTTGACCTCTCCTCGCGCACCTGTTCGGCGACCGCCAGGAGGCTCGCCCGCCTTTCTCGGGCGGGCTTCGCCGCCTTCGCGACGGCCGACTTGCTGCGCCTGGAGTCCCGACGGCGCACTTCCAAGGGGGAGACCGCCCCGACGTCGGCCTGGCTTAGCTTTTGCGTGTTCTGGCCGTCCGTTCGGGATCGCCGATCCCTTCGGAAACATCACCGACCCATTCATCGGTCCCCTTGGAGTCTCTCCATGGCCGCCAGCACCCGCTCGTCATCCTCCGCCAAGGCTCGCAAGGACCCCGAGGGGGGCCTGACCGCGGCCGGGCGGGCGTATTTCCAGAAGACCGAGGGTGCGAACCTCAAGCCGGGCGTGAAGAAGCCGCTCAGCGCGATGACGCCCGAAGAGATGAAACGCAAGGGCTCGTTCCTGCGACGGCATTACGCGACCCTGCGCGGGCCGCTACGCGACGAGGACGGCAAGCCCACGCGGCTGGCCCTGCAAGCCCACGCCTGGGGCGAGCCCGTCCCCAAGACGGCCGAGGCCGCACAGAAGCTCGCCGAGAAGGGGACCCGGCTGCTCGAACGCTATCGCAGGTCCAAGGCGAAGGCCGGCGGCGCGTCCCGGAAGAAGGCGGAGGCCTGACCGCCGTGGCCACGGCGAAGAAGGCGGCGGCCTCGAAGACGGCCCGCAAGTCGTCCCCCGCGACCTACACGGACCCCGACCTGCGCGACCGGCTGAAGGCCGAGATCCAGGCCGGCGAAAAGGGGGGCAAATCGGGCCAATGGAGCGCCCGCAAGTCGCAACTCCTGGCGACCGAGTACAAGAAGGCCGGCGGCGGCTACAAGAAGCCGCGCGGCAAAAAGACCGAGGCCCAGCAAAACCTCGACGCGTGGACAGACCAGGAGTGGACCACCGAGGACGGCAAGCCCGCCGTCCGCGAAGGCGAAACCGCGCGTTACCTGCCGAAGGAAGCTTGGGAGAAGCTCTCGCCCGCCGAGCGGAAGGCGACTGAGGCGAAGAAGAAGGCGGGCTCGCGCAAGGGGAAGCAGGTCGTCACCAACACCGCGGCGGCCCGGCGCGCACGCAAGAAGACGTCTACCTGACGATCGCGATGAAGCCGCGGCCTCAGGGCTTCAGCTCGACGTTGGAGATCCCCCGGACGCCGGGGTGGAAGACGTTGTTCGCGAAGTGCAGCCCGACGGGCGCGGTCGGACCGCCCTCGACTCGGACGGCGTACTGGTATCGGGGCGGGACGACCTCGGGCTTGCCGTCCCGGATCAGCGTGTCGCGGCCAGTGTCGTACACCAGGTTGCCCTGGATGATCACGTCGGTCAGCGGAGGGTTCTCGGGGACCTGGCCGTGGTCGAAGCGGAAGGGGCAGCCGCCGCTCTCGTCGCCCCAGATCCATCGGGTCTGGCCGAGCCCGAAGTCGGTGATGATGTTGTTGGCGATGATCGAGCCGCCGTCGACGTTCGCCGCGCGGGCTGGCCGGTCGCCCTCGGCGGCCCGGGACGGCAGCGAGGCGGCGCCGGGCATCATGCCGATGCTCCAGAGCGAGTTCTTGATGAACTGGTTGCCCGTCACGATCACGTGCTTCGAGCCGTGCATCGCCTTCATGCCGATGAGCGCGTCGTTGACGATGTTCTGCGACAGGATGACGTGGTCGGCGTGGATGTCGAAGCCCTGGCCCGCGCGCTCGACGTAGTTGCCGATCACCCGCGTGCAATCGGTCGTCTCGGGCGAGGCGACGTGGATGGCCGTCCCCTGCATCCAGTTGTCGGTCTCGCCCCGCTCCCAGTCGCGGGCGCTGGCGATCCGGCCCCGGACGGCGTTCTTCTTGATGATGCGGCCGAGTTCGAACTGGCGCTTGACCTCGGGCGTGGCGACGAGCCGATCCTCGCGGACCCGGTTGCCCTGGATCAGGGTCCCCTGGCATTCCCGAATCATGACGCCCGTGCCGATGATGCAGCGGAAGGCGAACCCCTGATCGGGGGTGCCCGTCCGGTCGTCGATCCCCACGCGCTGGTAGTTCTGGACCAGGCAGTCGCGGACCTGTGAATCGACGCAGTTCAAGAGTTCGACG
The DNA window shown above is from Paludisphaera mucosa and carries:
- a CDS encoding DUF6321 domain-containing protein; the encoded protein is MAASTRSSSSAKARKDPEGGLTAAGRAYFQKTEGANLKPGVKKPLSAMTPEEMKRKGSFLRRHYATLRGPLRDEDGKPTRLALQAHAWGEPVPKTAEAAQKLAEKGTRLLERYRRSKAKAGGASRKKAEA
- a CDS encoding DUF5872 domain-containing protein; translation: MATAKKAAASKTARKSSPATYTDPDLRDRLKAEIQAGEKGGKSGQWSARKSQLLATEYKKAGGGYKKPRGKKTEAQQNLDAWTDQEWTTEDGKPAVREGETARYLPKEAWEKLSPAERKATEAKKKAGSRKGKQVVTNTAAARRARKKTST